The genome window AACACCGAGACCTTCGCCTGCATTCCCTACATCGTGCGCAACGGCGGGCAGAAATTCCTGGAGCTGGGCAAACCCAACAACGGGGGCACCAAGATATTCTCCGTCTCCGGCAAGGTGAACCGCCCCGGCAACTATGAAATCCCCCTGGGCACCCCCTTTGCGGAATTGCTGGAAATGGCCGGTGGCATGCGCGAGGGCTACCGGCTCAAAGCGGTGATTCCTGGCGGCTCCTCCACCCCGGTGCTGCCCGCCGAGGTGATGATGCAATGCACCATGGACTACGATTCCATCGCCAAGGCGGGCTCCATGCTGGGTGCGGGGTCGGTCATCCTCATCGACCACACGGTGTGCATGGTGCGGGCCCTTGAGCGCCTGGCGTATTTCTATTTCGAGGAATCCTGCGGCCAATGCACGCCCTGCCGCGAGGGCACGGGGTGGTTGTACCGGGTCATCCATCGCATCGAACACGGCAAAGGGCGGCCGGAGGACCTCGACCTGCTGGAAAGTGTTTCCCGCAACATCGGCGGCCGCACCATCTGCGGCCTGGGCGATGCGGCGGCAACACCGGTGCAGAGTTTCCTCAAACATTTTCGTCATGAATTTGAACACCACATCGAGCATGGCAGATGCCTCGATGGTTGTCACTGAGCGCCTATGCTGACCATCGAAATCGACGGCAGGAAGATTGAAGTTCCGGAAGGCTCCACGGTGATGGATGCCGCGGACCTGCTCGGCATCTATGTGCCGCGGTTCTGCTATCACCGCAAGCTGTCGGTGGCCGCCAACTGCCGCATGTGCCTCGTCGAGGTGGAAAAGGCGCCCAAGCCACTGCCCGCCTGTGCCACGCCCGTCACCGACGGCATGAAGGTGTACACCCGCTCGGAGAAGGCGATTGCGGCGCAGAAAGGGGTGATGGAGTTCCTGCTCATCAACCATCCCCTGGACTGTCCCATCTGCGATCAGGGCGGCGAGTGTCAACTGCAGGATCTGGCCGTGGGCTTTGGCAGCGGCGCCTCCCGCTACCGTGAGGAAAAACGGGTGGTGGTGAACAAGAATCTGGGACCCCTCATCGCCACCGACATGACCCGCTGCATCCACTGCACCCGCTGTGTGCGTTTCGGCCAGGAGATCGCCGGCCAGATGGAGCTGGGGCAGGCCTTCCGCGGCGAGCATTCGGAGATCATGCCCTTCGTCTCGCAGACGGTGGACTCGGAACTGTCGGGCAACATGATCGACCTCTGCCCGGTCGGCGCACTCACCTCCAAGCCCTTCCGCTATACCGCCCGCCCCTGGGAGCTGAGTCGCCGGCCCGGGGTGAGCCCCCACGACGGGTTGGGGGCCAACCTCGTCATCCAGACCCGCAAGGACCGTGTCATGCGCGTGCTGCCGCGGGACAACGAGGCGGTCAACGAATGCTGGCTTGCCGACCGCGATCGCTTTTCTTACGAGGCCCTCAATTCCGAGGCGCGCCTGACCCGTCCCATGGTGAAGCAGAACGGGGAGTGGCTGGAAGTGGACTGGCAGGCGGCGTTGGAATACGTGGCCAATGGCCTGCGCGACATCGTCAGCCGCCATGGGCCCGCCGCCATCGGCGCGCTGGCCTCCCCCATGGCCACCCTGGAGGAGCTTTATCTCCTGCAGAAACTCCTGCGCGGGCTGGGCTCGGAGAACGTGGACCATCGGCTGCGCCACAGTGATTTCCGCGCCGATGGGCGCCGTCTGGGGGCGCCCTGGCTCGGCCAGCCCATTGCGGAAATCCCCGAGGCCGACGTGATTCTCCTTTGCGGAAGCAACATCCGCAAGGAACAGCCCCTGCTGGCCCATCGGGTGCGACAGGCAGTGAAGCGGGGCGGGCGTCTGCTGGTCATCAACCCCTTCGACGTGGACCTGCTGTGCCGGCTCGCTCACAAGCAGATCGTGCCTCCTCCGGATCTCATCGAACGTCTGGCCGGGCTCCTCAAGGCGACCGCGGCGGTGAAGGGCGAGGCGCTGCCCTCCCCCTATGGGGAGTGGCTGGCGGCTGTCGAAATCGACACAGTGACGCAGGCCATGGCCGAGGAACTGTGTGCCGCCCGCCGGCCGACCCTTTTGCTGGGCAATCTGGCCCAGCATCATCCCCGTGCCGCCGAACTGCACAGCCTGGCGTGGCAACTGGCACGCCTCACCGGGGCGCATCTCGGCTTCATGGCCGAGCAGGCCAACAGTGTCGGGGCCTGGATCGCCGGCGCGGTGCCGCGCGCCAATGGGCTCAACGCGGCGGCCATGCTGGCCTCGCCGCGCCGGGCTTATCTGTTGCTCGAGGTGGAGCCGGAACTGGACTGCCACGATCCCCAGACCGCGGTGGCCGCCATGAAGCAGGCGGACATGGTGGTGGCGTTCACCGCCTTCCGCGACACCG of Burkholderiales bacterium contains these proteins:
- the nuoF gene encoding NADH-quinone oxidoreductase subunit NuoF, coding for MSEKVIFTTRELPEPATLATYERVGGYQALRRILAEKIPPEAIIAEIKTSALRGRGGAGFPTGLKWSFIPRHLPGPKYIVCNSDEGEPGTFKDRDILRYNPHSVIEGMIIAGYTLGAQTGYNYIHGEIFELYEAFERALEEARAAGYLGRNILGSGFDFDIHAHHGYGAYICGEETALLESIEGKKGQPRFKPPFPASFGLYGRPTVINNTETFACIPYIVRNGGQKFLELGKPNNGGTKIFSVSGKVNRPGNYEIPLGTPFAELLEMAGGMREGYRLKAVIPGGSSTPVLPAEVMMQCTMDYDSIAKAGSMLGAGSVILIDHTVCMVRALERLAYFYFEESCGQCTPCREGTGWLYRVIHRIEHGKGRPEDLDLLESVSRNIGGRTICGLGDAAATPVQSFLKHFRHEFEHHIEHGRCLDGCH
- the nuoG gene encoding NADH-quinone oxidoreductase subunit NuoG; this encodes MLTIEIDGRKIEVPEGSTVMDAADLLGIYVPRFCYHRKLSVAANCRMCLVEVEKAPKPLPACATPVTDGMKVYTRSEKAIAAQKGVMEFLLINHPLDCPICDQGGECQLQDLAVGFGSGASRYREEKRVVVNKNLGPLIATDMTRCIHCTRCVRFGQEIAGQMELGQAFRGEHSEIMPFVSQTVDSELSGNMIDLCPVGALTSKPFRYTARPWELSRRPGVSPHDGLGANLVIQTRKDRVMRVLPRDNEAVNECWLADRDRFSYEALNSEARLTRPMVKQNGEWLEVDWQAALEYVANGLRDIVSRHGPAAIGALASPMATLEELYLLQKLLRGLGSENVDHRLRHSDFRADGRRLGAPWLGQPIAEIPEADVILLCGSNIRKEQPLLAHRVRQAVKRGGRLLVINPFDVDLLCRLAHKQIVPPPDLIERLAGLLKATAAVKGEALPSPYGEWLAAVEIDTVTQAMAEELCAARRPTLLLGNLAQHHPRAAELHSLAWQLARLTGAHLGFMAEQANSVGAWIAGAVPRANGLNAAAMLASPRRAYLLLEVEPELDCHDPQTAVAAMKQADMVVAFTAFRDTAIEYADVMLPVAPFAETAGTYVNMEGRVQSFAAAVKPQGEARPAWKVLRVLGNLLGLPGFEQETAEAVRRELLGDGTALPLPLDNGLREPVLGAPAVREGAVWRIGEVPIYQLDVLTRRAPALQATRDGQPPRARLNPRMLAAMGLREGEMLLLRQGQGQAVLPAVADPGVPEGCVHVAAGHPLTAGLAGMFEAISVERA